gaggatgatggTTTGGGCGATGGACCACCACAGCACCCGCTGGTTGGTGCTCTCGCTCGTCATGCGAAAACGCTCCTCCCGGTACTATCAGGTGAAGAGAGATAAAATAAAGGGGTGAAGGGGGTCGTGGTGAGTGGGGAAATGGGGGGGGAGGGTCACCCCCGGGAGCCCCTTCCTCACCCGCTGGTAGTTTTGCTCCTTCTGGATCTGCTCGACCTGGTCGAGGAGCTGCCGGGCGCGGAGCTGCAGCTCCGTCAGCTTGTCCTTGGCGGCGATTTCGGGGTAGTTGTTGGTGTGTTCACCCACCTGGATGTCCAGGTGCACCCTCTGCAGGGCAAAAAGGGAGAGGGGGCACATGTCGGTGGGCCCCCCCACTGACACCCCCTCGccagggtttggggggtccccgggTAGCGGGAAATTACCAGTTTGCCGCCAGCAAAGAGCGCCATGCGGGTGGAGTTGGAGTGGAGGCAGATCTGGTGCTCGCCCGGCGTGTGGGAGGTGAAGGTGAAGCGCCCCTCGGAGCCGTACTGCCGCGACAGCACCAcctgcgccacaacgcggccgctGTCACCCAGCGCCTGCccgtggtggggtggggggtgcacCGGGGTGGCCCCCGTACGTCCCAtggacccccccccgccctgccaaGACTCCCTGCGCACCCCAGCGACCCCCGACCCTTGCTGGGGGATACTCTGCGCACCCCAAGGACCCAGCACCCAGGTGGTGGgtgctccctgcaccccaaGGGACTCCTTGCTGGGGGGCACCCCAtgtgccccagggaccccatgCCCCGCATAGTGGGTACCCCATGCACCCTGGGGTCCCCTGCCCTCGCTGGGGAGCACCCCAAGAGCCCCGGGCCGGTGGGTGCCCCAAGACCCCCAGGGCTTCTTCCCTGTACCAACGGGCTCCCCGAGCCTGCCCAGGACCCCATCCCCTGTATTGGAGGGTGCCCCAAGCTCCCTGGGACCCTTCCCCGTACCAGTGGGTGCCCCGAGACTGTCCAGGACCCCATCCCCTGTGCCGGTGGGTGCCCCGAGCCCCCCGGGGTGCTCACCTTGCCGTCGGGGTCCTTCACCTCCACGTGCATGCCCAGCCCAGGGGTGGAGGGCAGGAATGACTCCGACTGTTTGTCCCACAGCTGCGTCCGGTAGTTCCCTGGGAGGGCGGCAGGTCCAGCAGCCCCGgccaggcccggcccggccctcccgccgccccccggccgggtgcttccccccccccgcccctccggcGCCCCGTACCGATAACCATGGTCTCGTCCGGGATTTCCTCGATGAAGCAGCGCTTCTCGGTCTCGCCGATGTGGAAGTAGAGGCCGTGGGCGCCCCAGGCCGCCAACACCAGGGCGGCAACGGCCGCCCgcagcgccccgccgcccgccatGGCCCACGtccccccggcccgcccgcggGGGCGGCAACGCGCATGCGCGGCCTCTGCCCCGCGCACACTGCGCATGCGCCGTCCGCCGTCCGCTCACACCACGCATGCGCCGTCCGCCGCCGGCCACTCACTGGTCCCCACGATACAGCTACGGGTGCCCGCTGGGTTCATGGCGGGGGCGCCTctcactgcgcatgcgccctGCCCTCTGTCTCACGCGCATGCGCAGCGCGCCCCGCCCGGTGGCGCAGCAGGGAGGGAACCGCCCCCCCAACTCTGAGGTTGACGGTTCGAGTCCCGGCGACGCCACCTCCGAGGGGGGCCCCGTGACCACCCGCTGTGTCCCGGTGTGTCTTCCCCGGGCGATCGGCCCCGGTTGCCACCCCCGGCCCGGCCGAGCCCTCCGGCGGGCGGAGCCAACCCTTCACACCCTGCCAGCCGTGTGGCAACACCACCGCCaacctccttccttccttccttcctcccagccgctgccccggggcctggccggggttgggggggtcccaTGGGTGAGCAGGTGACCGGGGACCCCCCGGGGAAAGGCCCTGGTGAGACCGGAGGGAAAGCGGAACCGCGGGGCTGATTGCGCcaccggcagccccccgcctccGCAGGCTGGAAATTTCGGGAGGGGTTATAAAAACGGGGGGGGGCACGGGTGGCGGGCGGCGGGGTGCCATGGCGTGCCAGCCCGCGCTCACCCTcgccctcctcttcctctgtgcAGAGGCCGAAGGCTTCACCCTCTGCCACACACCCGCCCTGCAGACAAAAATCTTCCAGTATCGGTAagtggggccgggggaggggggcagcacccacgggTGACACCTcgtggtgggggtggggggcgtcagggtgctggggtgggcacCGCTGTCACCGCTGTCCCCGGCAGGATCTGGGACATCAACCAGAAGTCGCTTTACCTGCGCGATGACCAGCTGGTGGCCGGGCACCTGCAAGGGGCCAACGCTGCCCTCGAAGGTGAGgtggggccgcggcgggggggggacacacatgTGGGGCAGGCCCTGATGGCACCCGTGTGTGTGtccgtccccccgccccgcagaGAAGGTGTTCTGGGTGCCCAACCGCGCCTTCGAGCCCGCCCGGCTGCCCATCATCCTGGGCATCCAGAACGGCACCCGCTGCCTGGCCAGTGCCCCCgccaggcagcccaccctgCGCCTGCAGGTCAGGGAcacgtggggagggggacacggcggggagggggacatggcggggagggggacacggcggggagggggacacgtggggagggggacacggtggggatggggacacggcggggagggggacacggcggggagggggacacggtggggatggggacacagcagggacggggacaccatggggacggggacacgtggggagggggacacggtggggatggggacacagcggggagggggacacagcggggagggggacacgtggggagggggacatggcggggagggggacacggcggggatggggacacgtggggagggggacacggtggggagggggacacggcggggatggggacacggcggggagggggacacggcggggacggggacacggtggggagggggacacggcggggatggggacaccgtggggagggggacacagcagggacggggacaccatggggacggggacacgtggggagggggacacggcggggatggggacacggcggggatggggacacggcggggagggggacacggcggggatggggacacggcggggatggggacacggcggggagggggacacggcggggatggggacacggtggggatggggacacgtggggagggggacacggcGTGGAGGGGGACacggtggggatggggacaca
The sequence above is drawn from the Phalacrocorax carbo chromosome 24, bPhaCar2.1, whole genome shotgun sequence genome and encodes:
- the TMED4 gene encoding transmembrane emp24 domain-containing protein 4, which produces MRSVRGAEAAHARCRPRGRAGGTWAMAGGGALRAAVAALVLAAWGAHGLYFHIGETEKRCFIEEIPDETMVIGNYRTQLWDKQSESFLPSTPGLGMHVEVKDPDGKVVLSRQYGSEGRFTFTSHTPGEHQICLHSNSTRMALFAGGKLRVHLDIQVGEHTNNYPEIAAKDKLTELQLRARQLLDQVEQIQKEQNYQRYREERFRMTSESTNQRVLWWSIAQTIILILTGIWQMRHLKSFFEAKKLV
- the LOC135317143 gene encoding interleukin-36 receptor antagonist protein-like isoform X2, whose product is MGEQVTGDPPGKGPEAEGFTLCHTPALQTKIFQYRIWDINQKSLYLRDDQLVAGHLQGANAALEEKVFWVPNRAFEPARLPIILGIQNGTRCLASAPARQPTLRLQDADIRELPHTGEASATFTFFRSYKDGLWRFESAANPGWFLSTSARGHQPLGLSRHPDATHLLDFYFQLC
- the LOC135317143 gene encoding interleukin-36 receptor antagonist protein-like isoform X3, which encodes MEAEGFTLCHTPALQTKIFQYRIWDINQKSLYLRDDQLVAGHLQGANAALEEKVFWVPNRAFEPARLPIILGIQNGTRCLASAPARQPTLRLQDADIRELPHTGEASATFTFFRSYKDGLWRFESAANPGWFLSTSARGHQPLGLSRHPDATHLLDFYFQLC
- the LOC135317143 gene encoding interleukin-36 receptor antagonist protein-like isoform X1 gives rise to the protein MACQPALTLALLFLCAEAEGFTLCHTPALQTKIFQYRIWDINQKSLYLRDDQLVAGHLQGANAALEEKVFWVPNRAFEPARLPIILGIQNGTRCLASAPARQPTLRLQDADIRELPHTGEASATFTFFRSYKDGLWRFESAANPGWFLSTSARGHQPLGLSRHPDATHLLDFYFQLC